Proteins encoded together in one Paracidovorax wautersii window:
- the uvrB gene encoding excinuclease ABC subunit UvrB, producing MHEVTSEPLTGQFVTFPGSPFELYQPYPPAGDQPGAIDKLVEGVNDGEVFQTLLGVTGSGKTFTMANVIARLGRPAIVFAPNKTLAAQLYSEFREFFPKNAVEYFVSYYDYYQPEAYVPQRDLFIEKDSAINEHIEQMRLSCTKSLMERRDVVIVATVSAIYGIGEPESYHRMVMTLRVGDKLGQRDVIAQLIRMQYQRNEQDFSRGKFRVRGDTIDVFPAEHSELAIRIELFDDEIESLQLFDPLTGRVRQKIPRFTVYPSSHYVTPRDKVLAAVETIKLELAERLQQFVADGKLVEAQRLEQRTRFDLEMLSEVGHCKGIENYTRHLSGSSPGDPPSTLTDYLPPDALMFLDESHQMIGQLSAMYNGDRSRKTTLVEYGFRLPSALDNRPLKFEEFEKRMRQVVFVSATPADYEKTHAGQVVDQVVRPTGLVDPIVEVRPATHQVDDVLQEIRIRSEKNQRVLITTLTKRMAEQLTDYLTDNGVKVRYLHSDIDTVERVEIIRDLRLGAFDVLVGINLLREGLDIPEVSLVAILDADKEGFLRAERSLIQTIGRAARNLNGQAILYADRITDSMKKAIDETERRRAKQIAYNEAHGITPRSIVKQVRDLIDGVYSEKAGKDAERLEQEAMRRAQVEDMSEKDVAREIKRLEKQMLEHARNLEFEQAARTRDQLSKLKAQAFGAPGEDHVAV from the coding sequence ATGCACGAAGTTACCTCAGAACCGCTCACCGGCCAGTTCGTCACCTTCCCGGGCTCGCCTTTCGAGCTGTACCAGCCGTACCCGCCGGCGGGCGATCAGCCCGGGGCGATCGACAAGCTGGTGGAGGGCGTGAACGACGGCGAAGTGTTCCAGACGCTGTTGGGCGTGACAGGTTCCGGCAAGACCTTCACCATGGCCAACGTCATCGCCCGGCTGGGCCGTCCGGCGATCGTCTTCGCGCCCAACAAGACCCTGGCCGCCCAGCTCTACAGCGAGTTCCGTGAGTTCTTTCCCAAGAACGCGGTCGAGTACTTCGTCAGCTACTACGACTACTACCAACCCGAGGCCTATGTGCCGCAGCGCGACCTGTTCATCGAGAAGGACAGTGCCATCAACGAGCACATCGAGCAGATGCGGCTGTCGTGCACCAAGAGCCTGATGGAGCGCCGCGATGTCGTGATCGTGGCCACCGTGTCTGCCATCTACGGCATCGGCGAGCCGGAGAGCTACCACCGCATGGTGATGACCCTCCGCGTCGGAGACAAGCTGGGCCAGCGCGACGTGATCGCCCAGCTCATCCGCATGCAGTACCAGCGCAATGAGCAGGACTTCAGCCGGGGCAAGTTCCGGGTGCGGGGCGACACCATCGACGTCTTCCCTGCAGAGCATTCCGAACTGGCGATCCGCATCGAACTGTTCGACGACGAAATCGAAAGCCTGCAGCTGTTCGACCCGCTGACAGGGCGCGTTCGCCAGAAGATCCCGCGATTCACGGTGTATCCGAGCAGCCACTATGTGACGCCCCGCGACAAGGTGCTGGCCGCTGTCGAGACCATCAAGCTGGAGTTGGCCGAGCGGCTGCAGCAGTTCGTCGCCGACGGCAAGCTGGTGGAGGCGCAGCGCCTGGAGCAGCGCACCCGCTTCGACCTGGAGATGCTCAGTGAGGTCGGACACTGCAAGGGCATCGAAAACTACACGCGCCACCTGTCCGGATCATCGCCAGGCGACCCGCCCAGCACGCTGACCGACTATTTGCCGCCTGATGCGCTCATGTTCCTGGACGAGAGCCACCAGATGATCGGCCAGCTCAGTGCCATGTACAACGGCGACCGCTCCCGCAAGACGACGTTGGTCGAATACGGGTTCCGTTTGCCGTCCGCGCTGGACAACCGTCCGCTCAAATTCGAGGAGTTCGAGAAACGCATGCGACAGGTCGTCTTCGTTTCGGCCACGCCGGCTGACTACGAAAAGACGCACGCTGGCCAGGTGGTGGACCAGGTGGTGCGGCCGACGGGCCTGGTCGACCCCATCGTGGAAGTGCGTCCGGCCACGCATCAGGTCGACGATGTGCTACAAGAAATACGCATTCGATCTGAAAAGAATCAGCGCGTACTCATTACGACGCTGACCAAGCGCATGGCAGAGCAGCTCACCGACTACTTGACGGACAACGGCGTCAAGGTGCGGTATCTGCATTCCGACATCGATACCGTAGAGCGGGTGGAAATCATCCGCGATCTGCGCCTGGGGGCCTTCGACGTGTTGGTGGGGATCAACCTGCTGCGCGAGGGGCTGGATATACCCGAGGTGTCGCTCGTCGCCATCCTGGACGCGGACAAGGAAGGCTTCCTACGCGCGGAGCGCAGCCTGATCCAGACCATCGGCCGCGCAGCGCGGAACCTCAATGGCCAGGCGATCCTGTACGCGGACCGGATCACGGATTCGATGAAGAAGGCCATCGACGAGACGGAACGCCGCCGTGCCAAGCAGATCGCATACAACGAAGCACACGGCATCACTCCCCGCAGCATCGTCAAGCAGGTGCGTGACCTGATTGACGGCGTCTACAGCGAGAAGGCTGGGAAGGACGCCGAGCGGCTGGAGCAGGAAGCCATGCGGCGCGCCCAGGTCGAGGACATGTCGGAGAAAGACGTGGCCCGTGAGATCAAGCGGCTGGAAAAACAGATGCTGGAACACGCGCGCAATCTGGAGTTCGAACAGGCGGCGCGGACGCGGGATCAGTTGTCGAAGCTGAAGGCGCAAGCGTTCGGCGCCCCGGGAGAAGACCACGTGGCCGTTTGA
- a CDS encoding IscS subfamily cysteine desulfurase → MDMTPHFPIYLDYGATTPVDPRVVDAMIPWLREHFGNPASRSHAWGWEAEEAVEKARGDVAALIGADPREIVWTSGATESNNLALKGAAQFYKGKGKHLITVKTEHKAVLDTMRELERQGFEVTYLDVQENGLLDFEVLKAAIRPDTILLSVMFVNNEIGVIQDIPAIGALCREKGIIFHVDAAQATGKIEIDMAQLPVDLLSLASHKTYGPKGIGALYVRRKPRVRLEAQMHGGGHERGMRSGTLPTHQIVGMGEAFRIAREEMAQDVAKAKALQQRLLDGLKDIEQVFVNGDMERRVPHNLNISFNYVEGESLIMGIKGLAVSSGSACTSASLEPSYVLRALGRSDELAHSSLRMTIGRFTTEEEIDYAVSTIRHNVAKLRELSPLWDMYKDGIDISTIQWAAH, encoded by the coding sequence ATGGATATGACCCCGCATTTCCCGATCTACCTTGACTACGGCGCGACCACCCCCGTGGATCCCCGCGTTGTGGACGCCATGATTCCCTGGCTGCGCGAGCACTTCGGCAATCCGGCATCGCGCAGTCATGCGTGGGGTTGGGAGGCGGAGGAGGCGGTCGAGAAGGCCCGCGGCGACGTTGCGGCGTTGATCGGTGCAGACCCGCGTGAAATCGTCTGGACCAGTGGGGCGACCGAATCCAACAACCTCGCGTTGAAGGGCGCAGCCCAGTTCTACAAAGGCAAGGGCAAGCACCTGATCACGGTCAAGACCGAGCACAAGGCCGTGCTGGACACCATGCGCGAGCTGGAGCGCCAGGGCTTCGAGGTGACCTATCTGGACGTTCAGGAGAACGGCCTGCTCGACTTCGAAGTGCTCAAGGCGGCCATCCGCCCGGACACGATTCTGCTGAGCGTGATGTTCGTGAACAACGAGATCGGCGTGATCCAGGACATTCCCGCCATCGGCGCCCTGTGCCGCGAGAAAGGCATCATCTTCCACGTGGACGCTGCGCAGGCCACCGGCAAGATCGAGATCGACATGGCGCAGTTGCCGGTTGACCTGCTGAGCCTGGCCTCGCACAAGACGTACGGCCCCAAGGGTATCGGCGCGCTGTATGTGCGCCGCAAGCCGCGGGTGCGCCTGGAAGCGCAGATGCACGGCGGCGGCCACGAGCGCGGCATGCGTTCCGGCACCTTGCCCACGCACCAGATCGTGGGCATGGGCGAGGCCTTCCGCATTGCGCGCGAAGAAATGGCCCAGGATGTTGCCAAGGCCAAGGCGCTGCAGCAACGCTTGCTGGACGGTCTCAAGGACATCGAGCAGGTGTTCGTGAACGGCGACATGGAGCGCCGCGTCCCGCACAACCTCAACATCAGCTTCAACTACGTCGAAGGCGAGTCGCTGATCATGGGGATCAAGGGCTTGGCCGTGTCGTCCGGCTCGGCGTGCACGTCCGCCAGCCTGGAGCCCAGCTACGTGTTGCGTGCCCTGGGCCGCAGCGACGAGTTGGCCCACAGCAGCCTGCGCATGACTATTGGCCGCTTCACCACCGAAGAAGAGATCGACTACGCCGTCTCCACGATCCGACACAACGTGGCCAAGCTGCGCGAACTGAGCCCGCTGTGGGACATGTACAAGGACGGCATCGACATCAGCACCATCCAATGGGCTGCGCATTGA
- the iscR gene encoding Fe-S cluster assembly transcriptional regulator IscR: MRLTTKGRFAVTAMIDLALRQNNGPVTLAAISQRQQISLSYLEQLFGKLRRHELVESTRGPGGGYTLARKAGDITVADIIVSVDEPIDATQCGGKENCLGEAGRCMTHELWASLNQRMVEFLDSVTLQKLVDDQLAKGVQIEDKPVVRRAISTTPVVKPIRVNAPNSVFALGNAFAKS; encoded by the coding sequence ATGCGTCTCACTACCAAAGGCCGTTTTGCGGTCACCGCCATGATCGATCTGGCCCTGCGCCAGAACAACGGTCCTGTCACCCTCGCCGCGATCAGCCAGCGCCAGCAGATCTCGCTGTCCTATCTGGAACAGTTGTTCGGCAAGCTGCGCCGCCATGAGCTGGTCGAGTCCACGCGTGGTCCCGGCGGCGGCTACACGCTGGCCCGCAAGGCCGGTGATATCACCGTGGCGGACATCATCGTCTCCGTCGACGAGCCGATCGACGCGACTCAGTGCGGCGGCAAGGAGAACTGCCTCGGCGAGGCTGGCCGCTGCATGACCCATGAGCTGTGGGCTTCGTTAAACCAGCGCATGGTCGAATTCCTGGACTCCGTCACGCTGCAGAAGCTGGTGGATGACCAGTTGGCCAAGGGCGTGCAGATCGAGGACAAGCCAGTGGTGCGCCGCGCCATCTCGACCACTCCGGTGGTGAAGCCCATTCGCGTGAACGCACCCAATTCGGTGTTCGCCCTCGGCAACGCGTTTGCCAAGTCCTGA
- a CDS encoding amino acid aminotransferase, whose product MSLFTAVEMAPRDPILGLNEQYNADTNPNKVNLGVGVYFDDNGKLPLLQCVQAAEKAMMEKPTARGYLPIDGIVAYDNAVKALVFGADSEPVTSGRVATVQAVGGTGGLKIGADFLKKLSPNATVLISDPSWENHRALFTNAGFTVDTYAYYDAAKRGVNFEGMLASLKAAAAGTIVVLHACCHNPTGYDITPEQWDQVIAVVKAQGLTAFLDMAYQGFGHGIAEDGAVINKFVAAGLSFFVSTSFSKSFSLYGERVGGLSVLCADKEEAGRVLSQLKIVIRTNYSNPPTHGGAVVAAVLGNPELRALWEKELGEMRVRIKAMRQKLVDGLKAAGVQQDMSFITQQIGMFSYSGLSKDQMVRLRNEFGVYGTDTGRMCVAALNSKNIDYVCQAIAKVV is encoded by the coding sequence ATGTCTCTGTTCACCGCCGTCGAAATGGCCCCCCGCGACCCGATCCTGGGTCTGAATGAGCAATACAACGCGGACACCAACCCCAACAAGGTCAACCTCGGCGTGGGTGTGTATTTCGACGACAACGGCAAGCTGCCCCTGCTGCAGTGCGTGCAGGCCGCTGAAAAGGCCATGATGGAAAAGCCCACGGCACGCGGCTACCTGCCCATCGACGGCATCGTGGCGTACGACAATGCCGTCAAGGCGCTGGTGTTCGGTGCCGACAGCGAGCCCGTTACCTCCGGCCGCGTGGCCACGGTGCAGGCCGTGGGCGGTACCGGCGGCCTGAAGATCGGCGCCGACTTCCTGAAGAAGCTCAGCCCCAACGCCACGGTGCTGATCTCCGACCCGAGCTGGGAAAACCACCGCGCGCTGTTCACCAACGCCGGCTTCACGGTCGACACCTACGCCTACTACGACGCGGCCAAGCGTGGCGTGAACTTCGAAGGCATGCTGGCCAGCCTGAAGGCCGCCGCTGCCGGCACCATCGTCGTGCTGCATGCCTGCTGCCACAACCCCACCGGCTATGACATCACGCCCGAGCAATGGGACCAGGTCATCGCCGTGGTCAAGGCCCAGGGCCTGACGGCTTTCCTCGACATGGCCTACCAGGGCTTCGGCCACGGCATTGCCGAAGACGGTGCCGTCATCAACAAGTTCGTGGCCGCGGGCCTGAGCTTCTTCGTGTCCACCTCCTTCTCCAAGAGCTTCAGCCTGTACGGCGAGCGCGTGGGCGGCCTGTCGGTGCTGTGCGCCGACAAGGAAGAAGCCGGTCGCGTGCTGAGTCAGCTCAAGATCGTCATCCGCACCAACTACTCCAACCCACCCACGCACGGCGGTGCCGTGGTGGCCGCCGTCCTGGGCAACCCCGAGCTGCGCGCGCTGTGGGAAAAGGAACTGGGCGAGATGCGCGTGCGCATCAAGGCCATGCGCCAGAAGCTGGTCGATGGCCTGAAGGCCGCCGGCGTGCAGCAGGACATGTCCTTCATCACCCAGCAGATCGGGATGTTCAGCTACTCGGGCCTGTCCAAGGACCAGATGGTGCGCCTGCGCAACGAGTTCGGCGTGTACGGTACGGACACCGGCCGCATGTGCGTGGCAGCGCTCAACAGCAAGAACATCGACTACGTCTGCCAGGCCATCGCCAAGGTGGTTTGA
- a CDS encoding methyl-accepting chemotaxis protein codes for MNTTSTMKVGTKLAAAFSALAIMVLIVSGLSLKSLGDADSAFSQYVSGINAQVNFAEGMRNAVNRRAVAARNLVLVRDAADLAKEKALVLKADEDVMQQLDGLKKLFAVDTQAPPAARQMIVELERIESLYGPVARDIVRLAVDGDHERAITKMNNECRPLLAQLLAKVSEFAQYATEHADELKTQANERFAVQRMVLMIACMLALALAAVAGFVITRGLTRALGAEPAELGQAAQRVADGDLRPLDEEHRAPQGSVLSSLAVMQRSLAGIVVQVRGASDSIATGSTEIAAGSADLSQRTEVQASALQETAATMDELSNTVRHNAENAGRANELAQGASQVAARGGDVVGQVVSTMRAINDSSKRIEDIIGVIDSIAFQTNILALNAAVEAARAGDQGRGFAVVASEVRNLAQRSAQAAREIKTLISDSVSQVQAGTSLVDQAGTTMQEVVTAIQRVTEIMAEISTASREQSSGVEQVGQAVAQMDQTTQQNASLVEESAVAAQSLQQQAKDLVQAVSLFKLHHHSLQLAAT; via the coding sequence ATGAACACCACCTCCACCATGAAAGTAGGAACCAAGCTCGCCGCCGCCTTCAGCGCGCTCGCCATCATGGTTCTCATCGTTTCCGGGCTCTCACTCAAGTCGCTCGGAGATGCCGACTCGGCGTTTTCCCAGTACGTCAGTGGCATCAATGCGCAGGTCAATTTTGCGGAAGGCATGCGCAATGCAGTGAACCGCCGCGCCGTGGCCGCGCGCAACCTGGTCCTGGTACGGGACGCTGCCGACCTGGCGAAGGAAAAAGCGCTGGTGCTCAAGGCGGATGAGGACGTCATGCAACAGCTCGACGGCCTCAAGAAGCTGTTCGCAGTGGACACGCAGGCCCCGCCTGCCGCGCGGCAGATGATCGTGGAGCTCGAACGGATCGAAAGCCTGTATGGGCCCGTGGCGCGCGACATCGTGCGGCTGGCCGTGGACGGCGATCACGAGCGCGCCATCACGAAGATGAACAACGAGTGCCGCCCGCTGCTGGCCCAACTGCTGGCCAAGGTGTCGGAGTTTGCGCAGTACGCCACCGAGCACGCCGATGAACTGAAGACCCAGGCCAACGAGCGCTTTGCCGTACAGCGCATGGTCCTGATGATTGCCTGCATGCTGGCGCTGGCGCTGGCCGCCGTCGCCGGGTTCGTGATCACCCGCGGCCTCACCCGCGCCCTAGGTGCCGAGCCCGCAGAACTGGGCCAGGCCGCGCAGCGCGTCGCCGATGGCGACCTGCGGCCTCTGGACGAAGAGCACCGCGCGCCGCAAGGCAGCGTGCTGTCGTCCCTGGCCGTGATGCAGCGCAGCCTGGCGGGCATCGTGGTGCAGGTACGGGGCGCGTCCGATTCCATCGCCACGGGTTCCACGGAGATCGCCGCCGGCAGTGCGGACCTGAGCCAGCGCACCGAGGTGCAGGCCAGCGCGCTGCAGGAAACCGCTGCGACCATGGACGAACTCAGCAACACGGTGCGTCACAACGCCGAGAACGCAGGACGCGCCAACGAACTGGCACAGGGCGCCTCGCAGGTCGCAGCCAGGGGCGGCGATGTGGTCGGCCAGGTGGTGTCCACGATGCGCGCCATCAACGACAGCTCCAAGCGCATCGAGGACATCATCGGTGTGATCGATTCCATTGCCTTCCAGACCAACATCCTCGCGCTCAACGCCGCAGTCGAAGCCGCCCGCGCGGGCGACCAGGGCCGGGGGTTTGCCGTGGTGGCGTCGGAAGTGCGCAACCTGGCCCAGCGCAGCGCCCAGGCGGCCCGGGAGATCAAGACGCTGATCTCGGACAGCGTGTCCCAGGTGCAGGCGGGTACGTCACTGGTGGACCAGGCCGGCACCACCATGCAGGAGGTGGTGACCGCCATCCAGCGTGTGACGGAAATCATGGCGGAGATCAGCACGGCCAGCCGCGAACAAAGCTCCGGCGTGGAACAGGTGGGCCAGGCCGTGGCCCAGATGGATCAGACCACCCAGCAGAACGCCTCGCTGGTGGAAGAAAGCGCCGTGGCGGCGCAGAGCCTGCAGCAGCAGGCGAAGGATCTGGTTCAGGCCGTGTCGCTCTTCAAGCTGCACCACCACAGCCTGCAACTCGCGGCGACCTGA
- a CDS encoding CoA transferase: MPDASSLQPLRGTHILSLALNLPGPAALLRCRAMGADCTKLEPPPASGEASADPMALYCPPAYAALHQGIRTVHGHLKTEAGQAMLHAELARTDVLITSFRPSALARLGLDWPDLQARYPRLSLVRIVGAPGARAEEPGHDLTYLAEAGLVTGDAVPPTLYADMGGAVLASEAVLQVLLARAASGTGACIEVALSEAAAWLARPRDWGLTAPGGDVGGAHAGYQVYACADGRVAVAALEPHFMARLCEAAGLPPGTDPRAAETHTAIAAFLRTQPSAALQALARNRDIPLHLLGDA, encoded by the coding sequence ATGCCCGATGCTTCGTCCCTGCAGCCGCTGCGCGGCACGCACATCCTGAGTCTGGCCCTGAACCTGCCGGGGCCGGCCGCCCTGCTGCGCTGCCGCGCGATGGGCGCCGATTGCACCAAGCTGGAGCCGCCACCCGCCTCTGGCGAGGCCAGCGCCGATCCGATGGCGCTGTACTGCCCGCCGGCCTACGCGGCGCTGCACCAAGGCATCCGCACCGTCCACGGCCACCTCAAGACCGAGGCGGGCCAGGCCATGCTGCACGCGGAGCTCGCCCGCACGGACGTGCTGATCACCTCCTTCCGCCCGTCCGCCCTCGCCCGCCTTGGCCTGGACTGGCCCGATCTGCAGGCACGCTACCCGCGGTTGTCGCTGGTACGCATCGTCGGCGCGCCGGGGGCCCGCGCCGAGGAGCCCGGCCACGACCTCACCTATCTGGCCGAAGCGGGCTTGGTCACAGGCGATGCCGTTCCGCCCACCCTCTACGCCGACATGGGTGGCGCCGTGCTGGCCAGCGAAGCGGTCCTGCAGGTGCTGCTCGCCCGGGCCGCCTCCGGCACCGGCGCCTGCATCGAGGTGGCCCTGTCCGAAGCCGCCGCCTGGCTGGCCCGACCGCGTGACTGGGGCCTGACGGCGCCCGGCGGCGATGTGGGCGGGGCCCATGCCGGCTACCAGGTGTATGCCTGCGCCGACGGCCGGGTGGCTGTGGCCGCGCTCGAACCCCATTTCATGGCGCGGCTGTGCGAAGCGGCCGGGCTGCCGCCTGGCACCGACCCACGCGCTGCGGAGACCCACACCGCCATCGCCGCGTTCCTGCGCACGCAGCCGTCCGCTGCCCTGCAGGCGCTCGCGCGCAACCGCGACATTCCCCTGCACCTGCTCGGCGATGCGTAA
- a CDS encoding DUF1294 domain-containing protein — protein sequence MRKQGHISRWNGPRGFGFIRSADTLAEVFFHVRDFAGTAPPAEGMPVVFEEIHVGGKGPRAMAVRPLAAPPSTPASSRSGPARPRAARSAPSRPDRTPRASADRRPPRSTGRPAAAGSTLAYGLMAVWAAALLWLVYARYLPGWTLAAAAAINVVTLAAYALDKQAARTGGWRTSEQRLHLLALAGGWPGAWVAQQWLRHKSSKPSFRTVYWATVVVHCAALALAVYRLKA from the coding sequence ATGCGTAAACAGGGCCATATCAGCCGCTGGAACGGCCCGCGCGGCTTCGGCTTCATCCGCAGCGCCGACACGCTCGCCGAGGTGTTCTTCCACGTCCGCGACTTCGCCGGCACCGCGCCGCCGGCGGAAGGCATGCCGGTGGTGTTCGAGGAAATCCACGTCGGCGGCAAGGGGCCGCGGGCCATGGCGGTCCGGCCGCTGGCCGCCCCTCCGTCGACGCCGGCTTCCAGCCGGTCCGGTCCGGCGCGACCGCGTGCCGCACGGTCGGCACCGTCCCGGCCGGACCGCACGCCTCGCGCGTCTGCAGACCGGAGACCACCACGGTCTACCGGGCGCCCGGCTGCGGCCGGCAGCACGCTGGCGTACGGCTTGATGGCGGTGTGGGCGGCGGCCCTGCTCTGGCTGGTATATGCCCGGTACCTGCCGGGATGGACGCTGGCGGCCGCTGCCGCGATCAACGTCGTCACCCTCGCCGCCTACGCGCTGGACAAGCAGGCCGCGCGCACCGGCGGCTGGCGCACGAGCGAACAGCGCCTGCACCTGCTCGCGCTGGCCGGTGGCTGGCCCGGCGCATGGGTCGCCCAGCAGTGGCTGCGCCACAAGTCGAGCAAGCCATCCTTTCGCACGGTGTACTGGGCCACCGTCGTCGTGCACTGCGCCGCCCTTGCGCTGGCCGTCTACCGGCTGAAAGCCTGA
- a CDS encoding YgiQ family radical SAM protein — protein sequence MNAPVDVSFFARAAKPLTSYRPYWAKRFGTAPFLPMSREEMQQLGWDSCDIVLVTGDAYVDHPSFGMAVIGRTLEAQGFRVGIIAQPDWQSAEPFKALGKPNLFWGVTAGNMDSMINRYTADRKIRSDDAYTPGDVGGKRPDRAAIVYSQRCREAYKDVPIVLGGIEGSLRRIAHYDYWSDKVRRSIVVDAKCDLLLYGNAERALVEVAHRLAAREPVEQITDVRGTAFVRRPDDESGKGWFEIDSTTVDEPGRVEAHVNPYLTTSEQAASQGSSCSKEEGATESGAACASGAGAAGQNDAQLPAAEQAIQPIQFVANPALKAKLKVPPRDRSVIRLPSYEQVKSDAVLYAHANRVLHLETNPGNARALVQAHGEGVTARDVWINPPPIPLTTAEMDYVFGLPYARAPHPAYADENGSHDGATKIPAWEMIRFSINIMRGCFGGCTFCSITEHEGRIIQSRSEDSIIQEIEDIRDKVKGFTGTISDLGGPTANMYRLGCKSPEIEAACRKPSCVYPGICQNLTTDHGPLIKIYRRGRALKGIKKILIGSGLRYDLAVKSPEYVKELVQHHVGGYLKIAPEHTEQGPLTKMMKPGIGSYDRFKQMFEQYTEEAGKKQFLIPYFIAAHPGTSDEDMMNLAVWLKKNGFRADQVQTFYPSPMATATAMYHSGKNPLRKIGRDSEAVDIVRGEKRRRLHKAFLRYHDPNNWPLLRDALKSMGRADLIGNGKHHLIPTFQPMTDGSYQSARRKNSTATPVQARTGAPVKNGGNAGKGSQVPVRGRLLTQHTGLPPRAGTGAGKPSGAKPVAGKPVRNKPR from the coding sequence ATGAACGCCCCTGTCGACGTTTCCTTTTTCGCGCGCGCCGCCAAGCCGCTGACCAGCTATCGCCCGTACTGGGCGAAGCGGTTCGGCACGGCCCCGTTCCTGCCCATGAGCCGCGAGGAGATGCAGCAGCTCGGCTGGGACAGCTGCGATATCGTCCTGGTGACCGGGGATGCGTACGTGGACCACCCGAGCTTCGGCATGGCAGTGATCGGCCGCACGCTGGAGGCCCAGGGCTTCCGGGTGGGCATCATCGCCCAGCCCGATTGGCAGAGCGCCGAGCCCTTCAAGGCGCTGGGCAAGCCCAATCTGTTCTGGGGCGTCACGGCGGGCAACATGGATTCGATGATCAACCGGTACACGGCCGACCGGAAGATCCGCAGCGACGACGCCTATACCCCCGGCGACGTGGGCGGCAAGCGCCCCGACCGCGCCGCCATCGTCTACAGCCAGCGCTGCCGCGAGGCATACAAGGACGTGCCCATCGTGCTGGGCGGCATCGAAGGCAGCCTGCGGCGCATCGCCCACTACGACTACTGGAGCGACAAGGTGCGCCGTTCGATCGTGGTGGACGCCAAGTGCGATCTGCTGCTGTACGGCAACGCCGAGCGCGCCCTGGTCGAGGTGGCGCACCGGCTCGCCGCCCGGGAGCCCGTGGAGCAGATCACCGACGTGCGTGGCACGGCCTTCGTGCGCCGGCCCGACGACGAGAGCGGCAAGGGCTGGTTCGAGATCGACTCCACCACGGTGGACGAGCCCGGCCGGGTGGAGGCGCACGTCAATCCCTACCTGACCACCAGCGAGCAGGCGGCCTCCCAGGGCAGCAGCTGCAGCAAGGAGGAGGGTGCTACTGAATCAGGAGCTGCATGCGCAAGTGGGGCGGGCGCTGCAGGCCAAAATGATGCCCAGCTGCCGGCTGCAGAGCAGGCGATCCAGCCGATCCAGTTCGTGGCCAATCCGGCGCTCAAGGCCAAGCTCAAGGTGCCGCCGCGCGACAGGAGCGTGATCCGCCTGCCCAGCTACGAACAGGTGAAAAGTGACGCCGTGCTGTATGCCCACGCCAACCGCGTGCTGCACCTGGAGACCAACCCCGGCAACGCCCGCGCGCTGGTGCAGGCGCACGGCGAGGGGGTGACGGCGCGCGATGTGTGGATCAACCCGCCGCCCATTCCGCTCACCACGGCCGAAATGGACTATGTCTTCGGCCTGCCGTACGCCCGGGCCCCCCATCCGGCCTACGCCGACGAGAACGGCAGCCACGACGGCGCCACCAAGATCCCTGCGTGGGAGATGATCCGCTTCTCGATCAACATCATGCGCGGCTGCTTCGGCGGCTGCACCTTCTGCTCGATCACCGAGCACGAGGGCCGCATCATCCAGAGCCGCTCCGAGGATTCGATCATCCAGGAGATCGAGGACATCCGCGACAAGGTCAAAGGCTTCACCGGCACCATCAGCGACCTCGGTGGTCCCACGGCCAACATGTACCGGCTCGGCTGCAAGAGCCCCGAGATCGAGGCGGCCTGCCGGAAGCCCAGCTGCGTCTACCCCGGCATCTGCCAGAACCTCACCACCGACCACGGCCCGCTCATCAAGATCTACCGGCGGGGCCGCGCCCTCAAGGGCATCAAGAAGATCCTTATCGGCTCGGGCCTGCGCTACGACCTGGCCGTGAAGTCGCCCGAGTACGTGAAGGAGCTGGTGCAGCACCACGTGGGCGGCTACCTGAAGATCGCGCCCGAGCACACCGAGCAGGGCCCGCTCACCAAAATGATGAAGCCGGGCATCGGCAGCTACGACCGCTTCAAGCAGATGTTCGAGCAGTACACGGAAGAGGCCGGCAAGAAGCAGTTCCTCATTCCGTACTTCATCGCGGCCCACCCGGGCACCAGCGACGAGGACATGATGAACCTGGCGGTCTGGCTCAAGAAGAACGGTTTCCGGGCCGACCAGGTGCAGACCTTCTACCCCAGCCCCATGGCCACGGCCACGGCCATGTACCACTCGGGGAAGAACCCGCTGCGCAAGATCGGCCGCGACAGCGAGGCGGTGGACATCGTGCGCGGCGAAAAGCGCCGCCGCCTGCACAAGGCCTTCCTGCGCTACCACGATCCCAACAACTGGCCGCTGCTGCGCGACGCGCTCAAGAGCATGGGCCGGGCCGATCTGATCGGCAATGGCAAGCACCACCTGATCCCGACCTTCCAGCCGATGACGGATGGCAGCTACCAGAGCGCGCGCCGCAAGAACAGCACGGCCACGCCCGTGCAGGCGCGCACTGGCGCGCCGGTCAAGAACGGTGGCAACGCCGGCAAGGGCAGCCAGGTGCCTGTGCGCGGCCGTTTGCTGACACAGCATACGGGCCTGCCGCCACGTGCCGGCACCGGCGCGGGCAAGCCATCGGGTGCCAAGCCGGTCGCCGGTAAGCCGGTGCGCAACAAGCCACGCTGA